The genomic interval GCATTCAACGCCCTTTTCGGTGTTATAGGCCGTCTCGCATTCCGGCACCTTGATCATCTCACCGCCGATGCCGCCATCGCGTTCATTCAGCAGGGTGAAGTAATCGTTGAAGCCATCGGCATATTGCGTCCCGTTCGCACCATAGGGTCCGGTGCGATAGCTCAGGTTCGGCACGATCAGATCGGCCATGGCTGGGGCTGCGGCCATCACGGCGGCGGCGGCCAGTCCTGCGATTTTCAGTTTCATTTCTTTCCTCCCAAGGATGTTAAGACCGCTTATTCCGGTTCTTCAGATTAATGAGGGAACGGCCACAGCCGCAGCTTTTCCTTGACCAGACGCCACAGACGGGCCAGCCCGTGCGGCTCGACGATCAGGAAGAAGATGATCAGCGCACCGACGATCATCAGCTCGATATGCGCCGCCAGATCGGTGGGCCAGCCAAAGCCGCCAACCAGCAGGTTCTTCAGAAAGACCGGCAACAGCACCATGAAGGCCGCGCCCGCAAAGCTGCCGAAGATCGATCCAAGCCCGCCGATGATGACCATGAACAGGACCAGAAAGCTCTTGTTGATGCCGAATGCCTCGGTCACTTCCGCAGCGCCCAGATAGACCGCGAACAGCAGCGCCCCGGCGATGCCGACAAAGAAGGAACTGACGCCGAATGCCGACAGCTTCGCGGTCAGCGGATTCACCCCGATGATCTCGGCGGCGATATCCATATCGCGAATGGCCATCCATTTGCGCCCGATCATGCCGCGCGTCAGATTGCGTGCCATCCAGGCGGCAAAGACCACAAAGGCCAGACAGATCAGATATTTCGCCGCCGGACTGGCCGCGGGACCGGTCACGGCCCAACCCAGCACGGTCCGTTCCGGCGCGGTGATCTGACCCGAGGCGGAATAGTTATAGAACCACGGCACCTTGTTGAACAGCCAGACCAGAAAGAACTGCGCCGCCAATGTCGCCACCGCCAGATAGAAGCCCTTGATCCGCAGGCTGGGCAGGCCGAAGGCAATGCCCACCAGCGCGGTGATCCCCCCGGCCAGCAGGATGTGGATCACCACATTCACCTCGGGAAAGGCGGTCATCAGCTTATAGACCGCATAGGCGCCCACAGCCATGAAACCGCCCGTGCCCAGACTGACCTGCCCGGCATAGCCCGTCAGCACATTCAGCCCGATCGCCGCCACCGAATAGATCAGGAAAGGCAGCAGGATCGCGCTGGCCCAGTAATCGTTGATGACAAAGGGCACCACCAGAACCGCCACCGCAAGGATCGCATAATATCCCCAGCGATCCAGCCTGATCGGAAAGGTCTGACTGTCATCGCGATAGCTCGTCTTGAAATCGCCCGCTTCACGATAAAACATCGCCACGCTCCCCTATTCCACCCTGCATTGGCATCTTTTGTGCCCAAATATCCCCGCCGG from Paracoccus fistulariae carries:
- a CDS encoding branched-chain amino acid ABC transporter permease; its protein translation is MFYREAGDFKTSYRDDSQTFPIRLDRWGYYAILAVAVLVVPFVINDYWASAILLPFLIYSVAAIGLNVLTGYAGQVSLGTGGFMAVGAYAVYKLMTAFPEVNVVIHILLAGGITALVGIAFGLPSLRIKGFYLAVATLAAQFFLVWLFNKVPWFYNYSASGQITAPERTVLGWAVTGPAASPAAKYLICLAFVVFAAWMARNLTRGMIGRKWMAIRDMDIAAEIIGVNPLTAKLSAFGVSSFFVGIAGALLFAVYLGAAEVTEAFGINKSFLVLFMVIIGGLGSIFGSFAGAAFMVLLPVFLKNLLVGGFGWPTDLAAHIELMIVGALIIFFLIVEPHGLARLWRLVKEKLRLWPFPH